A single Osmerus mordax isolate fOsmMor3 chromosome 7, fOsmMor3.pri, whole genome shotgun sequence DNA region contains:
- the acss2 gene encoding acetyl-coenzyme A synthetase, cytoplasmic isoform X1 — protein MNGTHFFLNGKGYIQTTASRTEAASSRAQLASYRDSPAPAVKLEDKMIPDKAPREDVLYAAGDLKKEAHVPSFEKYKELYIKSIDNPDEFWGDIAKDFYWKTKHTGQFLDYNFDVTKGEIFVKCMEGATTNICYNVLDRNVHEKKLGDKVAFYWEGNEPGDESTVTYRELLQQVCRLANVLKSQGVKKGDRVSIYMPMVVELVVAMLACVRIGAVHSIVFAGFSAESLCERILDSQCCLLITADGFYRGDKLINLKVIADEALHKCRDKGYLVQRCIMLRHLSKVEEAEVAPLGSQSPPAKRPCPDLQQDPQRDRVKKTRPVPQVPWNPEVDLCWHSLVCVASEECEPEWCDSEDPLFILYTSGSTGKPKGVLHTVSGYMLYVATTFKLVFDYQPSDVYWCTADIGWITGHSYITYGPLANGATSVLFEGLPTYPDVSRMWEIVDKYSVTKFYTAPTAIRLLMKYGSEPVTRCKRTSLKVLGTVGEPINPEAWQWYYTVVGEKRCPVVDTFWQTETGGHVLTPLPAATPMKPGSATFPFFGVVPAILNESGEELEGPSEGYLVFKQPWPGVMRTVYGNHQRFETTYFKKFPGYYVTGDGCRRDKDGYYWITGRIDDMLNVSGHLLSTAEVESALVEHEAVAEAAVVGRPHPVKGESLYCFVSLRDGVTYNRSLEAQLRKQVREKIGAIATPDYIQNAPGLPKTRSGKIMRRVLRKIANNERDLGDVSTLADPSVIEQLFENRSCSDV, from the exons ATGAACGGGACCCATTTTTTTCTGAATGGAAAAGGCTACATTCAAACGACAGCAAGTCGGACAGAAGCGGCCTCGTCTCGCGCTCAA ctagctagctaccgcgACAGTCCAGCACCGGCGGTCAAACTCGAAGACAAGATGATCCCGGACAAAGCTCCAAGAGAGGACGTTTTATACGCTGCCGGAGACTTGAAAAAGGAGGCTCATGTTCCCAGCTTCGAAAAATACAAAGAACTGTATATAAAGTCCATTGACAACCCTGATG AGTTCTGGGGTGACATTGCAAAGGACTTCTACTGGAAGACCAAGCATACAGGACAGTTTCTGGACTACAACTTCGATGTGACAAAGGGTGAGATCTTTGTCAAGTGCATGGAGGGGGCCACTACCAACATCTGCTACAACGTCCTGGACCGCAATGTCCACGAGAAGAAACTGGGGGACAAAGTGGCATTCTACTG GGAAGGGAACGAGCCGGGAGATGAGTCGACGGTCACTTACAGAGAGCTGCTCCAGCAGGTCTGCAGGCTGGCCAACGTCCTCAAGTCACAAG gagTGAAGAAGGGGGACCGTGTGTCCATCTACATGCCCAtggtggtggagctggtggTGGCCATGCTGGCCTGCGTCCGTATCGGAGCCGTGCACTCTATAGTG TTTGCAGGGTTCTCAGCAGAGTCTCTGTGCGAGAGGATCCTGGACTCCCAGTGCTGCTTGCTGATCACCGCTG ACGGCTTCTACAGAGGGGATAAGCTGATCAACCTAAAGGTCATAGCTGATGAGGCACTGCACAAATGCAGGGACAA GGGATACCTTGTCCAGAGGTGTATCATGTTGAGACACCTGTCCAaggtggaggaggcggaggtggCCCCACTGGGCTCTCAGTCTCCCCCGGCCAAACGTCCATGTCCTGACCTGCAG cAGGACCCTCAGAGAGACCGGGTTAAGAAAACACGGCCAGTCCCTCAG gtgcccTGGAACCCCGAGGTGGACCTGTGCTGGCacagcctggtgtgtgtggcgtCAGAGGAGTGCGAGCCCGAGTGGTGTGACTCTGAGGaccccctcttcatcctctacACCAGCGGCTCCACGGGGAAACCCAag GGGGTGCTTCACACAGTCAGTGGCTACATGCTGTACGTTGCCACCACCTTCAAGCTGGTGTTTGACTACCAGCCCAGCGACGTGTACTGGTGCACGGCCGACATCGGCTGGATCACCGGACACTCCTACATCACCTACGGACCCCTGGCCAACGGGGCCACCAGCGTCCTG tTCGAGGGTTTGCCCACCTACCCTGATGTGAGCCGGATGTGGGAGATCGTAGACAAGTACAGTGTGACCAAGTTTTACACCGCTCCTACTGCCATCAGACTCCTGATGAAGTACGGCAGCGAGCCTGttaccag GTGCAAGCGGACGTCCCTGAAGGTGCTGGGCACGGTGGGGGAGCCCATCAACCCAGAGGCCTGGCAGTGGTACTACACCGTGGTGGGGGAGAAGAGATGCCCCGTGGTAGACACATTCTGGCAGACAGAGACG gGGGGACATGTGTTGACTCCTCTCCCGGCTGCCACGCCCATGAAGCCAGGCTCTGCT ACGTTCCCGTTTTTCGGCGTGGTGCCCGCCATCCTGAACGAGTccggagaggagctggagggaccAAGCGAGGGCTACCTG GTGTTCAAGCAGCCCTGGCCGGGGGTGATGAGGACGGTCTATGGGAACCACCAGAGGTTCGAGACCACCTACTTCAAGAAGTTCCCCGGCTACTACGTGACAGGAGACG GTTGCCGTAGAGACAAGGATGGCTACTACTGGATCACAGGGAGGATAGATGACATGCTGAATGTCTCAG GCCACCTGCTGAGCACGGCGGAGGTGGAGTCGGCCCTGGTGGAGCATGAGGCGGTGGCGGAGGCTGCTGTGGTGGGCAGACCCCACCCCGTCAAAGGAGAGAGCCTCTACTGCTTCGTCTCCCTCCGAGACGGGGTCACCTACAACCGCTCCCTGGAGGCCCAGCTCAGGAAACAAG TGAGAGAGAAGATTGGAGCCATTGCGACTCCAGACTACATTCAGAACGCCCCGGGGTTGCCCAAGACCAGATCAG GGAAGATCATGCGCCGCGTGCTGCGCAAGATCGCCAACAACGAGCGGGACCTGGGTGACGTGTCGACCCTGGCCGACCCGTCCGTCATCGAGCAGCTGTTTGAGAACCGCAGTTGCTCTGACGTGTGA
- the acss2 gene encoding acetyl-coenzyme A synthetase, cytoplasmic isoform X3 translates to MIPDKAPREDVLYAAGDLKKEAHVPSFEKYKELYIKSIDNPDEFWGDIAKDFYWKTKHTGQFLDYNFDVTKGEIFVKCMEGATTNICYNVLDRNVHEKKLGDKVAFYWEGNEPGDESTVTYRELLQQVCRLANVLKSQGVKKGDRVSIYMPMVVELVVAMLACVRIGAVHSIVFAGFSAESLCERILDSQCCLLITADGFYRGDKLINLKVIADEALHKCRDKGYLVQRCIMLRHLSKVEEAEVAPLGSQSPPAKRPCPDLQQDPQRDRVKKTRPVPQVPWNPEVDLCWHSLVCVASEECEPEWCDSEDPLFILYTSGSTGKPKGVLHTVSGYMLYVATTFKLVFDYQPSDVYWCTADIGWITGHSYITYGPLANGATSVLFEGLPTYPDVSRMWEIVDKYSVTKFYTAPTAIRLLMKYGSEPVTRCKRTSLKVLGTVGEPINPEAWQWYYTVVGEKRCPVVDTFWQTETGGHVLTPLPAATPMKPGSATFPFFGVVPAILNESGEELEGPSEGYLVFKQPWPGVMRTVYGNHQRFETTYFKKFPGYYVTGDGCRRDKDGYYWITGRIDDMLNVSGHLLSTAEVESALVEHEAVAEAAVVGRPHPVKGESLYCFVSLRDGVTYNRSLEAQLRKQVREKIGAIATPDYIQNAPGLPKTRSGKIMRRVLRKIANNERDLGDVSTLADPSVIEQLFENRSCSDV, encoded by the exons ATGATCCCGGACAAAGCTCCAAGAGAGGACGTTTTATACGCTGCCGGAGACTTGAAAAAGGAGGCTCATGTTCCCAGCTTCGAAAAATACAAAGAACTGTATATAAAGTCCATTGACAACCCTGATG AGTTCTGGGGTGACATTGCAAAGGACTTCTACTGGAAGACCAAGCATACAGGACAGTTTCTGGACTACAACTTCGATGTGACAAAGGGTGAGATCTTTGTCAAGTGCATGGAGGGGGCCACTACCAACATCTGCTACAACGTCCTGGACCGCAATGTCCACGAGAAGAAACTGGGGGACAAAGTGGCATTCTACTG GGAAGGGAACGAGCCGGGAGATGAGTCGACGGTCACTTACAGAGAGCTGCTCCAGCAGGTCTGCAGGCTGGCCAACGTCCTCAAGTCACAAG gagTGAAGAAGGGGGACCGTGTGTCCATCTACATGCCCAtggtggtggagctggtggTGGCCATGCTGGCCTGCGTCCGTATCGGAGCCGTGCACTCTATAGTG TTTGCAGGGTTCTCAGCAGAGTCTCTGTGCGAGAGGATCCTGGACTCCCAGTGCTGCTTGCTGATCACCGCTG ACGGCTTCTACAGAGGGGATAAGCTGATCAACCTAAAGGTCATAGCTGATGAGGCACTGCACAAATGCAGGGACAA GGGATACCTTGTCCAGAGGTGTATCATGTTGAGACACCTGTCCAaggtggaggaggcggaggtggCCCCACTGGGCTCTCAGTCTCCCCCGGCCAAACGTCCATGTCCTGACCTGCAG cAGGACCCTCAGAGAGACCGGGTTAAGAAAACACGGCCAGTCCCTCAG gtgcccTGGAACCCCGAGGTGGACCTGTGCTGGCacagcctggtgtgtgtggcgtCAGAGGAGTGCGAGCCCGAGTGGTGTGACTCTGAGGaccccctcttcatcctctacACCAGCGGCTCCACGGGGAAACCCAag GGGGTGCTTCACACAGTCAGTGGCTACATGCTGTACGTTGCCACCACCTTCAAGCTGGTGTTTGACTACCAGCCCAGCGACGTGTACTGGTGCACGGCCGACATCGGCTGGATCACCGGACACTCCTACATCACCTACGGACCCCTGGCCAACGGGGCCACCAGCGTCCTG tTCGAGGGTTTGCCCACCTACCCTGATGTGAGCCGGATGTGGGAGATCGTAGACAAGTACAGTGTGACCAAGTTTTACACCGCTCCTACTGCCATCAGACTCCTGATGAAGTACGGCAGCGAGCCTGttaccag GTGCAAGCGGACGTCCCTGAAGGTGCTGGGCACGGTGGGGGAGCCCATCAACCCAGAGGCCTGGCAGTGGTACTACACCGTGGTGGGGGAGAAGAGATGCCCCGTGGTAGACACATTCTGGCAGACAGAGACG gGGGGACATGTGTTGACTCCTCTCCCGGCTGCCACGCCCATGAAGCCAGGCTCTGCT ACGTTCCCGTTTTTCGGCGTGGTGCCCGCCATCCTGAACGAGTccggagaggagctggagggaccAAGCGAGGGCTACCTG GTGTTCAAGCAGCCCTGGCCGGGGGTGATGAGGACGGTCTATGGGAACCACCAGAGGTTCGAGACCACCTACTTCAAGAAGTTCCCCGGCTACTACGTGACAGGAGACG GTTGCCGTAGAGACAAGGATGGCTACTACTGGATCACAGGGAGGATAGATGACATGCTGAATGTCTCAG GCCACCTGCTGAGCACGGCGGAGGTGGAGTCGGCCCTGGTGGAGCATGAGGCGGTGGCGGAGGCTGCTGTGGTGGGCAGACCCCACCCCGTCAAAGGAGAGAGCCTCTACTGCTTCGTCTCCCTCCGAGACGGGGTCACCTACAACCGCTCCCTGGAGGCCCAGCTCAGGAAACAAG TGAGAGAGAAGATTGGAGCCATTGCGACTCCAGACTACATTCAGAACGCCCCGGGGTTGCCCAAGACCAGATCAG GGAAGATCATGCGCCGCGTGCTGCGCAAGATCGCCAACAACGAGCGGGACCTGGGTGACGTGTCGACCCTGGCCGACCCGTCCGTCATCGAGCAGCTGTTTGAGAACCGCAGTTGCTCTGACGTGTGA
- the acss2 gene encoding acetyl-coenzyme A synthetase, cytoplasmic isoform X2, producing MNGTHFFLNGKGYIQTTASRTEAASSRAQLASYRDSPAPAVKLEDKMIPDKAPREDVLYAAGDLKKEAHVPSFEKYKELYIKSIDNPDEFWGDIAKDFYWKTKHTGQFLDYNFDVTKGEIFVKCMEGATTNICYNVLDRNVHEKKLGDKVAFYWEGNEPGDESTVTYRELLQQVCRLANVLKSQGVKKGDRVSIYMPMVVELVVAMLACVRIGAVHSIVFAGFSAESLCERILDSQCCLLITADGFYRGDKLINLKVIADEALHKCRDKGYLVQRCIMLRHLSKVEEAEVAPLGSQSPPAKRPCPDLQDPQRDRVKKTRPVPQVPWNPEVDLCWHSLVCVASEECEPEWCDSEDPLFILYTSGSTGKPKGVLHTVSGYMLYVATTFKLVFDYQPSDVYWCTADIGWITGHSYITYGPLANGATSVLFEGLPTYPDVSRMWEIVDKYSVTKFYTAPTAIRLLMKYGSEPVTRCKRTSLKVLGTVGEPINPEAWQWYYTVVGEKRCPVVDTFWQTETGGHVLTPLPAATPMKPGSATFPFFGVVPAILNESGEELEGPSEGYLVFKQPWPGVMRTVYGNHQRFETTYFKKFPGYYVTGDGCRRDKDGYYWITGRIDDMLNVSGHLLSTAEVESALVEHEAVAEAAVVGRPHPVKGESLYCFVSLRDGVTYNRSLEAQLRKQVREKIGAIATPDYIQNAPGLPKTRSGKIMRRVLRKIANNERDLGDVSTLADPSVIEQLFENRSCSDV from the exons ATGAACGGGACCCATTTTTTTCTGAATGGAAAAGGCTACATTCAAACGACAGCAAGTCGGACAGAAGCGGCCTCGTCTCGCGCTCAA ctagctagctaccgcgACAGTCCAGCACCGGCGGTCAAACTCGAAGACAAGATGATCCCGGACAAAGCTCCAAGAGAGGACGTTTTATACGCTGCCGGAGACTTGAAAAAGGAGGCTCATGTTCCCAGCTTCGAAAAATACAAAGAACTGTATATAAAGTCCATTGACAACCCTGATG AGTTCTGGGGTGACATTGCAAAGGACTTCTACTGGAAGACCAAGCATACAGGACAGTTTCTGGACTACAACTTCGATGTGACAAAGGGTGAGATCTTTGTCAAGTGCATGGAGGGGGCCACTACCAACATCTGCTACAACGTCCTGGACCGCAATGTCCACGAGAAGAAACTGGGGGACAAAGTGGCATTCTACTG GGAAGGGAACGAGCCGGGAGATGAGTCGACGGTCACTTACAGAGAGCTGCTCCAGCAGGTCTGCAGGCTGGCCAACGTCCTCAAGTCACAAG gagTGAAGAAGGGGGACCGTGTGTCCATCTACATGCCCAtggtggtggagctggtggTGGCCATGCTGGCCTGCGTCCGTATCGGAGCCGTGCACTCTATAGTG TTTGCAGGGTTCTCAGCAGAGTCTCTGTGCGAGAGGATCCTGGACTCCCAGTGCTGCTTGCTGATCACCGCTG ACGGCTTCTACAGAGGGGATAAGCTGATCAACCTAAAGGTCATAGCTGATGAGGCACTGCACAAATGCAGGGACAA GGGATACCTTGTCCAGAGGTGTATCATGTTGAGACACCTGTCCAaggtggaggaggcggaggtggCCCCACTGGGCTCTCAGTCTCCCCCGGCCAAACGTCCATGTCCTGACCTGCAG GACCCTCAGAGAGACCGGGTTAAGAAAACACGGCCAGTCCCTCAG gtgcccTGGAACCCCGAGGTGGACCTGTGCTGGCacagcctggtgtgtgtggcgtCAGAGGAGTGCGAGCCCGAGTGGTGTGACTCTGAGGaccccctcttcatcctctacACCAGCGGCTCCACGGGGAAACCCAag GGGGTGCTTCACACAGTCAGTGGCTACATGCTGTACGTTGCCACCACCTTCAAGCTGGTGTTTGACTACCAGCCCAGCGACGTGTACTGGTGCACGGCCGACATCGGCTGGATCACCGGACACTCCTACATCACCTACGGACCCCTGGCCAACGGGGCCACCAGCGTCCTG tTCGAGGGTTTGCCCACCTACCCTGATGTGAGCCGGATGTGGGAGATCGTAGACAAGTACAGTGTGACCAAGTTTTACACCGCTCCTACTGCCATCAGACTCCTGATGAAGTACGGCAGCGAGCCTGttaccag GTGCAAGCGGACGTCCCTGAAGGTGCTGGGCACGGTGGGGGAGCCCATCAACCCAGAGGCCTGGCAGTGGTACTACACCGTGGTGGGGGAGAAGAGATGCCCCGTGGTAGACACATTCTGGCAGACAGAGACG gGGGGACATGTGTTGACTCCTCTCCCGGCTGCCACGCCCATGAAGCCAGGCTCTGCT ACGTTCCCGTTTTTCGGCGTGGTGCCCGCCATCCTGAACGAGTccggagaggagctggagggaccAAGCGAGGGCTACCTG GTGTTCAAGCAGCCCTGGCCGGGGGTGATGAGGACGGTCTATGGGAACCACCAGAGGTTCGAGACCACCTACTTCAAGAAGTTCCCCGGCTACTACGTGACAGGAGACG GTTGCCGTAGAGACAAGGATGGCTACTACTGGATCACAGGGAGGATAGATGACATGCTGAATGTCTCAG GCCACCTGCTGAGCACGGCGGAGGTGGAGTCGGCCCTGGTGGAGCATGAGGCGGTGGCGGAGGCTGCTGTGGTGGGCAGACCCCACCCCGTCAAAGGAGAGAGCCTCTACTGCTTCGTCTCCCTCCGAGACGGGGTCACCTACAACCGCTCCCTGGAGGCCCAGCTCAGGAAACAAG TGAGAGAGAAGATTGGAGCCATTGCGACTCCAGACTACATTCAGAACGCCCCGGGGTTGCCCAAGACCAGATCAG GGAAGATCATGCGCCGCGTGCTGCGCAAGATCGCCAACAACGAGCGGGACCTGGGTGACGTGTCGACCCTGGCCGACCCGTCCGTCATCGAGCAGCTGTTTGAGAACCGCAGTTGCTCTGACGTGTGA